The following proteins are encoded in a genomic region of Micrococcaceae bacterium Sec5.8:
- a CDS encoding MerR family transcriptional regulator gives MAQAERRGPQILNIGEVLAQLSDDFPTMTASKIRFLEEKGLINPQRTPAGYRQYAESDVERLRFVLALQRDQYLPLKVIKDYLDAIDRGERPDNLPPGVTVSPRIVSAELASELQNRVRRLSEEQLRAESGASVPLLESLLSFGLIGHVNGKFDEHALQVARACVQLEGHGLEPRHLRPFQAAAEREFGLVERAVSTLSSRKDAASHARAAEAAREISELCLTLHRALVQDRISRMDI, from the coding sequence ATGGCACAAGCGGAACGGCGCGGACCCCAGATCCTGAACATCGGGGAAGTCCTGGCTCAATTGAGCGACGACTTCCCCACCATGACGGCGTCCAAAATCCGGTTTCTGGAAGAAAAAGGACTCATTAACCCGCAGCGGACCCCTGCGGGGTACCGGCAGTACGCCGAAAGCGACGTCGAACGGCTGCGTTTCGTTCTTGCCCTCCAGCGGGATCAATACCTGCCGCTGAAGGTCATCAAGGACTACCTTGACGCGATCGATCGCGGGGAACGCCCCGACAACCTGCCACCGGGCGTCACGGTGTCGCCGCGGATTGTCTCGGCGGAGCTGGCGTCGGAACTGCAGAACCGGGTCCGCCGGCTCAGCGAGGAGCAGCTGCGGGCCGAGTCGGGCGCCAGCGTCCCCTTGCTGGAATCCCTCCTGAGCTTTGGCCTGATCGGGCACGTCAACGGAAAATTCGATGAACACGCCCTTCAGGTGGCGCGCGCCTGCGTCCAGTTGGAGGGCCACGGCCTGGAACCGAGGCACCTGCGGCCGTTCCAGGCTGCCGCCGAACGCGAGTTTGGCCTCGTGGAGCGGGCCGTGTCCACCCTGAGCTCCCGCAAGGATGCCGCCTCCCACGCCCGGGCCGCGGAAGCCGCCCGGGAGATCAGTGAGCTGTGCCTGACGCTGCACCGGGCACTGGTCCAGGACCGCATCTCACGAATGGACATCTGA
- a CDS encoding bifunctional nuclease family protein, which yields MIEVEIVGVRIELPSNQPLVLLKEIHGERHVPIWIGTPEASAIALAQQGVVPPRPMTHDLLVDVVETLGHTIVSVNIVAVEDNIFYGQLQFENGTTVSSRASDALALALRAKCRIWCADAVMEEAGVRITEHDEGEDTKQGPAVDEEGELRRFREFLDDVEPEDFAG from the coding sequence ATGATTGAGGTGGAGATTGTTGGAGTGCGGATCGAGCTTCCCTCCAACCAGCCACTTGTTCTGCTCAAGGAGATCCACGGGGAACGGCACGTGCCGATCTGGATCGGCACCCCCGAAGCCAGTGCCATCGCCCTGGCCCAGCAGGGCGTGGTGCCGCCGCGCCCCATGACGCACGACCTCCTGGTGGACGTCGTGGAAACACTCGGCCACACAATCGTCAGCGTCAACATTGTGGCGGTGGAAGACAACATCTTCTACGGGCAGCTCCAGTTCGAGAACGGGACCACCGTCAGCTCCCGCGCCTCCGACGCCCTGGCCCTGGCCCTGCGCGCCAAGTGCCGGATCTGGTGCGCGGACGCCGTGATGGAAGAAGCCGGTGTCCGGATCACCGAGCACGACGAGGGTGAAGACACCAAGCAGGGTCCCGCCGTCGACGAAGAGGGCGAGTTGCGCCGCTTCCGTGAGTTCCTCGACGACGTGGAACCCGAAGATTTCGCGGGCTGA
- a CDS encoding DNA-formamidopyrimidine glycosylase family protein, with protein MPELPEVAALTDFLAGQLLGAAVTNVQIASFAVLKTADPPFTGLAGRTVTGVRRFGKFVSLDTDGLHFVFHLARAGWVRFTSTPNDTPLKMGKGHIAARLLFSGGSGPLGLDLTEAGTKKGLAIYVVRDPGEVPGIAALGPDPFSPGFDVGALAGILAASSQQIKGVLRSQSVIAGIGNAYSDEILHAARISPFALAKSLDGEAVQRLYDAIHGILGTALQEAGGKPPTELKDTKRSNMRVHGRTGEACPVCGDTVREVSFADTALQYCPHCQTHGKILADRRTSRFLK; from the coding sequence ATGCCTGAGCTTCCCGAAGTCGCAGCCCTGACGGACTTTTTAGCCGGCCAGCTGCTCGGCGCGGCGGTTACGAACGTCCAAATCGCCTCCTTCGCGGTGCTCAAGACGGCGGATCCCCCCTTCACCGGACTTGCGGGCCGGACCGTGACGGGGGTACGGCGGTTCGGCAAGTTTGTCAGCCTCGACACGGACGGGCTGCATTTTGTCTTCCATTTGGCGAGGGCGGGCTGGGTCCGCTTCACCAGCACACCCAACGACACGCCCCTGAAAATGGGTAAAGGGCACATTGCTGCGCGGCTGCTGTTCTCCGGCGGTTCCGGTCCGCTGGGCCTGGACCTGACCGAGGCCGGCACAAAGAAGGGTTTGGCCATCTACGTGGTCCGGGACCCGGGCGAGGTCCCCGGAATTGCAGCGTTGGGGCCGGATCCGTTCAGTCCCGGGTTCGACGTCGGCGCCCTGGCCGGGATCCTGGCGGCCAGTTCACAGCAAATCAAGGGCGTCCTGCGCAGCCAGAGCGTGATAGCCGGCATCGGTAATGCCTATAGCGACGAAATTCTGCACGCTGCGCGCATTTCTCCCTTCGCCCTCGCCAAGTCACTCGACGGGGAGGCTGTGCAACGGCTGTATGACGCCATCCACGGCATTCTTGGAACGGCTCTGCAGGAAGCGGGCGGCAAGCCCCCCACGGAACTCAAGGACACGAAGCGAAGCAACATGCGGGTCCATGGCAGGACAGGCGAGGCTTGCCCTGTTTGCGGGGACACCGTCCGCGAGGTCTCCTTCGCGGACACGGCCCTGCAATACTGCCCGCACTGCCAGACGCACGGGAAAATACTGGCCGACCGGCGGACGTCCCGCTTTTTGAAGTAA
- the cmk gene encoding (d)CMP kinase — translation MTQELISSVDVLRPGKSLVVAIDGPSGSGKSSVSKEVARRLKLAYLDTGAMYRALTWFCLDAGTDLDDGAAVEAASRTFPLQISTSPQEEFVRVGGTDITDAIREPSISAAVSAVATTLGARTELIRRQRELIEKHHHRMVVEGRDITTVVAPSAEVRMLLTASEEARLRRRGIQLGGSQNAEQLAAQVTARDAKDSTVVNFTRAADGVVTLDSSDLDFAGTVDAALSIVSRIVNHEALHRD, via the coding sequence ATGACCCAGGAACTTATCTCTTCCGTGGACGTCCTCCGCCCCGGAAAGAGCCTCGTCGTGGCCATCGACGGGCCGTCCGGTTCGGGCAAGTCCAGCGTCAGCAAAGAGGTGGCACGCCGGCTCAAACTGGCCTACCTCGACACCGGCGCCATGTACCGGGCCCTGACCTGGTTTTGCCTGGACGCCGGCACGGACCTGGACGACGGCGCCGCCGTCGAGGCAGCCTCCAGGACTTTCCCGCTGCAGATCAGCACGAGCCCGCAGGAAGAATTCGTCCGGGTCGGCGGCACCGATATCACCGACGCCATCCGGGAACCATCGATCTCGGCCGCCGTCAGCGCTGTCGCCACCACCCTTGGCGCCCGCACCGAACTGATCCGCCGGCAGCGTGAGCTGATCGAGAAGCATCACCACCGCATGGTGGTCGAAGGGCGGGACATCACCACCGTCGTCGCCCCTTCCGCCGAAGTGCGGATGCTGCTGACAGCTAGCGAGGAGGCGCGCCTGCGCCGGCGGGGCATTCAGCTCGGGGGCAGCCAGAACGCCGAACAGCTCGCGGCCCAGGTCACGGCCCGGGACGCCAAGGACTCCACTGTGGTGAACTTCACCCGGGCCGCCGACGGCGTGGTGACGCTGGACTCCTCGGACCTCGATTTCGCCGGGACCGTCGACGCCGCCCTCAGCATTGTTTCCCGCATCGTCAACCACGAAGCGCTCCACCGTGACTGA
- the gcvH gene encoding glycine cleavage system protein GcvH has translation MSIIPEELSYTAEHEWVSSPDADGVVRVGITDFAQDALGDVVYAQMPEPGTTVKANDVIGEVESTKSVSDIYAPVSGEVVTRNESLDTDSALINSDPYGEGWLMEIKLAEADAIESLLSASEYEQQVG, from the coding sequence ATGAGCATCATTCCCGAAGAGCTGTCCTACACCGCGGAGCACGAGTGGGTGTCCTCCCCGGACGCCGACGGCGTGGTGCGCGTGGGCATCACCGACTTTGCCCAGGATGCCCTGGGCGACGTCGTCTATGCACAGATGCCCGAGCCCGGCACGACGGTCAAGGCAAATGACGTCATCGGTGAGGTCGAATCCACCAAGAGTGTCAGTGACATCTACGCGCCGGTGTCCGGTGAAGTCGTGACCCGCAACGAATCCCTGGACACCGATTCGGCCCTCATCAATTCCGATCCCTACGGCGAAGGCTGGCTCATGGAAATCAAGCTGGCGGAAGCCGACGCGATCGAGTCGCTCCTCAGTGCATCGGAGTACGAACAACAGGTAGGCTAA
- a CDS encoding lysophospholipid acyltransferase family protein, producing MAWSRPVGWLLDHVLYRTAVTGRSNVPATGPVIFAGNHISFLDGPVMFGASPRAMHILVKKEMFAGFLGRVLQASGQLAVDRAGGRAALLTAKSVLDAGRCVGILPEGTRGSGEAAAINNGVAWLALNSGATVVPVAILGTRTGGEHLDAVPRFRRRLHVSFGGALNVSRRPGETGRVSMDRAGTEIRAALAHHVQDSIHKTGQPLPDADSPQERHEAVAGTPADHPIRKVQ from the coding sequence ATGGCCTGGAGCCGGCCCGTCGGCTGGCTCCTGGACCATGTCCTCTACCGGACCGCGGTCACCGGGCGGTCGAATGTGCCGGCGACGGGCCCGGTGATCTTCGCCGGCAACCACATCAGCTTTCTGGACGGACCGGTGATGTTCGGGGCGTCCCCGCGAGCCATGCACATCCTGGTCAAGAAGGAAATGTTCGCTGGCTTCCTGGGCCGGGTGCTGCAGGCCTCCGGCCAGCTGGCCGTGGACCGCGCCGGCGGCCGGGCCGCCCTGCTTACGGCCAAGAGCGTGCTCGACGCCGGACGGTGCGTTGGCATTCTCCCCGAAGGCACCCGGGGGAGCGGAGAAGCCGCCGCCATCAACAATGGCGTCGCCTGGCTCGCCCTGAACTCCGGGGCGACCGTGGTCCCCGTGGCCATTCTCGGTACCCGAACCGGCGGCGAACACCTCGACGCCGTGCCGCGGTTCCGCCGCCGGCTGCATGTCAGCTTCGGCGGTGCCCTCAATGTCAGCCGCAGGCCCGGCGAGACGGGCCGTGTTTCAATGGACAGGGCCGGAACTGAGATCCGGGCCGCGCTGGCACACCACGTCCAGGATTCGATCCACAAAACCGGGCAGCCTTTGCCCGACGCGGATTCCCCGCAAGAACGTCATGAAGCAGTAGCCGGGACGCCGGCAGATCACCCCATAAGGAAAGTGCAATGA
- a CDS encoding ParA family protein, whose translation MQVVSISSLKGGVGKTSVTTGLASAALSAGIRTLVVDLDPHADASTALGVRPGAQLDIGRMLKSPRRTRLAENVVASGWVDREAAIGGASAGSQAPVLDVAVGSAYTGIYDRPDLGRRDLRRLSSVLAGAGTYDLVLVDCPPSLNGLTRMAWSASDKVALVAEPALFSVAGTERTMRAIQLFKQEFAPRLSSAGIVANRVRTSSAEHTFRLAEMESMFGPLLLTPHIPEQANWQQIQGAAHAIHHWPGESAKKAAVLFGSLLANLLGANGRVPAAPVRDRANR comes from the coding sequence GTGCAAGTCGTTAGCATCAGCAGCCTCAAAGGCGGCGTCGGCAAGACCTCCGTGACCACTGGGCTGGCATCCGCGGCCCTGTCCGCCGGTATCCGCACCCTCGTCGTCGACCTTGACCCCCACGCCGATGCGAGTACAGCCCTCGGCGTTCGGCCGGGAGCCCAGCTGGACATTGGCCGGATGCTCAAGTCTCCGCGGCGGACCCGCCTGGCCGAGAACGTCGTAGCCAGTGGCTGGGTGGACCGCGAGGCCGCCATTGGCGGCGCGTCCGCCGGCAGCCAGGCACCTGTCCTGGATGTTGCCGTCGGGTCGGCCTATACGGGCATCTACGACCGGCCCGACCTCGGCCGCCGCGACCTCCGCCGGCTCTCGTCAGTCCTGGCCGGCGCGGGCACCTATGATCTGGTCCTCGTGGACTGCCCGCCGTCTTTGAACGGACTCACCAGAATGGCGTGGTCCGCCAGCGACAAGGTGGCCCTCGTCGCTGAACCGGCGCTCTTCTCGGTCGCGGGCACGGAACGCACCATGCGGGCTATCCAGCTGTTCAAACAGGAGTTCGCTCCCAGGCTCTCCTCCGCCGGCATCGTCGCCAACCGGGTCCGGACCAGCTCCGCGGAGCACACCTTCCGGCTCGCCGAGATGGAGTCAATGTTCGGTCCGCTGCTGCTGACCCCGCACATTCCGGAGCAGGCCAACTGGCAGCAGATCCAAGGCGCTGCGCACGCCATCCACCACTGGCCCGGGGAGTCCGCCAAGAAGGCCGCTGTGCTGTTCGGGTCCCTGCTGGCCAACCTGCTCGGTGCGAACGGGCGGGTGCCTGCGGCGCCGGTCCGGGACCGCGCCAACCGCTAG
- a CDS encoding FHA domain-containing protein, whose amino-acid sequence MFGHERDNTGDGYGAGGVKASETTSINLTPIREEPSIAPKLAAEERAAVEALPFGSALLVAHSGPNAGARFLLDTDVTTAGRHPDADIFLDDVTVSRRHVEFRRTARSFEVVDTGSLNGTYVNNDRVDSVELRSGNEVQIGKFRLTFYLSPARAAGNV is encoded by the coding sequence ATGTTTGGGCACGAACGGGACAACACCGGTGACGGCTATGGCGCGGGTGGAGTGAAGGCTTCGGAGACCACATCGATCAACCTCACCCCGATCCGCGAGGAACCCAGCATCGCCCCGAAGCTGGCCGCCGAAGAGCGGGCCGCTGTTGAGGCGTTGCCGTTCGGCTCGGCCCTGCTGGTGGCGCACAGCGGCCCCAACGCGGGGGCGCGCTTCCTGCTTGATACGGACGTTACGACGGCGGGCCGGCACCCGGACGCCGATATCTTCCTCGATGACGTGACGGTCTCACGCCGGCACGTGGAATTCCGACGCACAGCGCGCAGCTTCGAGGTGGTGGACACCGGAAGCTTGAACGGTACCTACGTCAACAACGACCGCGTCGACAGCGTTGAACTGAGGTCCGGTAACGAGGTCCAGATCGGTAAGTTCCGCCTCACCTTCTACCTGAGCCCTGCCCGCGCAGCAGGCAACGTCTGA
- a CDS encoding prephenate dehydrogenase, translated as MSAFRTHGRGHLSGPVVVVGTGLLGTSIGLGLRGRGVAVFLSDPSPTNQAVAVDIGAGLPLARLDGERPELVVVAAPPDVTAAVVQRALADYPEATVVDIASVKAGILAELRASGADLSRYVGTHPMAGREKSGPVAARGELFTSMPWVLCPAEETLPQAVQAARALAGDLGAVVSDFGAEEHDAAVALVSHVPQVVSSLVASRLQATPLHALSLAGNGLRDVTRIAASDPTLWVQILGANADKVVEILHGVREDLNRVIGTLENPTAPGARLDLAQLISEGNAGQSRIPGKHGGPPQAYSWLTVLVDDTPGQIARLLTEIGEIGVNLEDLRLDHSSGQNVGMVEISVLPSKHELLIEALNDRGWRVLQ; from the coding sequence GTGTCGGCCTTTCGCACCCACGGCCGCGGCCACCTCAGCGGTCCGGTGGTGGTCGTGGGGACCGGGCTCCTTGGCACCAGCATCGGGCTGGGGCTGCGGGGCCGCGGAGTGGCAGTGTTCCTCTCCGACCCCTCGCCCACCAACCAGGCTGTGGCCGTTGATATCGGCGCCGGCCTGCCTTTGGCGCGCCTTGACGGCGAACGGCCCGAACTTGTGGTCGTCGCTGCGCCGCCGGACGTCACGGCTGCCGTGGTGCAGCGCGCCCTTGCGGACTATCCCGAAGCAACGGTCGTGGACATCGCCAGCGTGAAAGCCGGCATCCTGGCCGAGCTCCGTGCCAGCGGTGCCGACCTCAGCCGCTACGTCGGCACCCACCCGATGGCCGGCCGGGAGAAGTCCGGCCCCGTGGCTGCCCGCGGTGAACTGTTCACCTCCATGCCGTGGGTCCTTTGCCCCGCGGAGGAGACGCTGCCCCAGGCCGTGCAGGCAGCACGTGCGCTGGCCGGAGACCTCGGCGCCGTCGTCTCCGATTTCGGGGCCGAGGAACACGATGCGGCGGTAGCGCTGGTCTCACATGTGCCGCAGGTGGTGTCCTCGCTTGTGGCCAGCAGGCTGCAGGCCACGCCCCTGCATGCGCTGTCCCTCGCCGGCAACGGGCTGCGGGACGTCACCCGGATCGCGGCAAGTGATCCCACCTTATGGGTGCAGATCCTCGGCGCGAATGCGGACAAGGTGGTGGAGATCCTGCACGGTGTGCGCGAGGACCTCAACCGGGTCATCGGCACCCTGGAAAACCCGACAGCCCCCGGCGCCCGGTTGGATCTCGCCCAGTTGATCAGCGAAGGCAACGCCGGCCAGTCCCGCATCCCGGGCAAGCACGGCGGACCCCCGCAGGCCTACTCCTGGCTGACCGTCCTGGTGGATGACACGCCCGGACAAATCGCCAGGCTCCTGACCGAGATCGGCGAAATCGGCGTCAACCTGGAGGACCTCCGCCTGGACCACTCCTCAGGACAGAACGTGGGCATGGTGGAAATCTCCGTCCTGCCCAGCAAGCACGAACTCCTTATCGAAGCTCTCAACGACCGCGGATGGCGGGTACTCCAGTAA
- a CDS encoding MerR family transcriptional regulator has product MSPKGEAGGLTQPPAAGVAVPASGAQGLLFTEDLPVLDEDAGYRGPTACKAAGITYRQLDYWARTGLVEPAVRGAAGSGSQRLYGFRDILVLKVVKRLLDTGVSLQQIRTAVEHLRERGVEDLAQITLMSDGASVYECTSADEVIDLVQGGQGVFGIAVGRVWREVEGSLAALPSEHASDQSFPDDELSKRRVTRKIG; this is encoded by the coding sequence GTGAGTCCTAAAGGCGAAGCGGGCGGGCTCACACAGCCCCCGGCAGCCGGTGTGGCTGTGCCTGCCAGCGGGGCCCAGGGCCTGCTGTTCACCGAGGATCTCCCTGTTCTGGACGAAGACGCCGGCTACCGCGGCCCTACCGCCTGCAAAGCCGCCGGAATTACCTACCGGCAACTGGACTACTGGGCCCGCACCGGACTCGTGGAACCCGCTGTCCGTGGGGCCGCCGGTTCAGGCTCCCAACGGCTGTACGGCTTCCGGGACATTCTGGTCCTCAAAGTCGTCAAGCGCCTGCTCGACACCGGCGTATCACTCCAGCAGATCCGCACTGCCGTGGAACATCTCCGGGAGCGCGGCGTCGAGGATCTCGCCCAAATCACCCTGATGAGCGACGGCGCGAGTGTCTACGAATGCACCTCCGCTGACGAAGTCATTGACCTCGTCCAGGGCGGACAAGGAGTATTCGGCATCGCTGTCGGCCGCGTCTGGCGCGAGGTCGAAGGCAGCCTTGCTGCCCTTCCCAGCGAACACGCCAGCGATCAGTCTTTCCCCGACGACGAACTCAGCAAGCGCAGGGTCACCCGCAAAATCGGTTAA
- the der gene encoding ribosome biogenesis GTPase Der, with translation MSDTTQNSGPSGAGEDEYTPTGTDQVAENLAALDDEEAELRAASLRAGLDDYELDDEDAALLSGEYDDEDFDGPVKLDPVLAIIGRPNVGKSTLVNRILGRREAVVEDTPGVTRDRVMYSATWNGRNFTVVDTGGWEHDARGIHARVAEQAEMAVELADAVLFVVDSAVGATATDEAVVKMLRKSKKPVIMVANKVDDFAQEADSARLWGLGFGEPYPVSALHGRGVADLLDHVMDTLPEYSTIEGLERSGGPRRIALIGRPNVGKSSLLNKLAGSERVVVDNTAGTTRDPVDEFIELGERTWRFVDTAGIRRRQHMAQGADFYASLRTQSALEKAEVAVVLLAVDEVLSEQDVRILQLAIESGRALVLAFNKWDLLDDERRSYLEREIEQDLAHVAWAPRVNISAKTGWHKDRLVPALDTALESWDKRIATGRLNAFLGELVAAHPHPVRGGKQPRILFGTQASSRPPKFVLFTTGFLDPGYRRFITRRLRETFGFEGTPIEVNMRVREKRGKKR, from the coding sequence ATGAGCGATACGACTCAAAACTCCGGCCCGTCTGGCGCCGGCGAAGACGAATACACGCCCACCGGCACGGACCAGGTGGCCGAGAACCTCGCCGCCCTGGACGATGAGGAAGCTGAGCTCCGCGCGGCCTCCCTTCGGGCCGGCCTGGACGATTACGAACTCGATGATGAGGATGCCGCCCTCCTCAGTGGCGAGTACGACGACGAAGACTTCGACGGCCCGGTCAAACTGGACCCGGTCCTGGCCATCATTGGCCGCCCCAACGTGGGCAAGTCCACCCTGGTGAACCGTATCCTCGGCCGCCGCGAAGCCGTGGTCGAAGACACCCCCGGCGTTACACGCGACCGTGTCATGTACTCGGCCACCTGGAACGGGCGGAACTTCACGGTCGTCGACACCGGCGGCTGGGAGCACGACGCCCGTGGCATCCACGCCCGGGTCGCCGAACAGGCCGAGATGGCCGTGGAACTCGCGGACGCCGTGCTGTTCGTCGTCGACTCCGCCGTTGGCGCCACCGCCACTGACGAAGCCGTCGTGAAGATGCTCCGCAAGTCCAAGAAACCGGTCATCATGGTGGCCAACAAGGTCGATGACTTCGCGCAGGAAGCCGACTCGGCACGGCTCTGGGGCCTCGGCTTCGGCGAACCGTACCCGGTCTCCGCACTGCACGGCCGGGGCGTTGCCGACCTCCTGGACCACGTCATGGACACCCTGCCCGAGTACTCCACCATCGAAGGCCTGGAGCGCTCCGGCGGTCCGCGCCGCATCGCCCTGATTGGGCGTCCGAACGTGGGTAAGTCCTCGCTGCTGAACAAGCTGGCCGGTTCCGAGCGGGTTGTTGTGGACAACACCGCAGGCACCACGCGCGACCCGGTCGATGAATTCATCGAACTCGGCGAGCGTACCTGGCGTTTCGTGGATACCGCCGGCATCCGCCGCCGCCAGCACATGGCTCAGGGCGCCGATTTCTACGCCTCGCTGCGGACGCAGAGCGCCCTCGAGAAGGCTGAGGTCGCCGTCGTGCTTCTCGCGGTGGATGAAGTGCTCAGCGAGCAGGACGTCCGGATCCTGCAGCTGGCCATCGAATCCGGCCGTGCCCTGGTCCTGGCGTTCAACAAGTGGGACCTGCTGGACGATGAACGGCGCAGCTACCTCGAGCGTGAGATCGAACAGGACCTCGCCCACGTGGCGTGGGCTCCGAGGGTTAACATCTCGGCGAAAACAGGCTGGCACAAGGACCGGCTCGTTCCCGCCTTGGACACCGCGCTGGAAAGCTGGGACAAGCGCATTGCCACCGGCCGGCTCAACGCCTTCCTCGGCGAACTGGTGGCCGCACACCCCCACCCGGTCCGCGGTGGAAAGCAGCCCCGCATCCTCTTCGGCACGCAGGCATCGAGCCGTCCGCCGAAGTTCGTACTCTTCACCACCGGGTTCCTGGACCCGGGCTACCGACGCTTCATCACCCGACGGCTCCGCGAAACCTTCGGGTTCGAGGGCACGCCGATCGAGGTCAACATGCGCGTGCGTGAAAAGCGCGGCAAGAAGCGGTAA